One part of the Dehalobacter sp. genome encodes these proteins:
- a CDS encoding P-II family nitrogen regulator: MKMVRAIVRPEKSESIAEKLAGIGIVSMTKMHVFGRGKTKGLQVGDIIYDEFPKVMLMIVVSDEELEKTIEVILENGKTGNIGDGKIFISAVETAYTVRTGEEAL, encoded by the coding sequence ATGAAAATGGTCAGAGCGATTGTCAGACCAGAGAAAAGTGAAAGCATTGCTGAAAAATTAGCGGGAATTGGGATTGTATCCATGACAAAAATGCATGTATTTGGCCGTGGAAAAACCAAAGGTTTGCAGGTAGGAGATATTATCTACGATGAGTTTCCCAAAGTAATGCTGATGATTGTTGTATCCGACGAGGAGTTGGAGAAAACAATTGAAGTGATCCTGGAAAATGGCAAAACAGGTAACATTGGTGACGGGAAAATATTTATATCCGCTGTTGAAACGGCATACACAGTACGTACCGGCGAAGAGGCACTGTAA
- a CDS encoding DUF2334 domain-containing protein, with translation MNLSVVPNEASADQFSGKHPALLRLEDVGPGEEYTSQENLDKLIVLADYLQQEGIPFEVSLIPRMVVPGRNYDVAITDNTEYAQKFVSTIKSLEERGGIIGVHGYTHQSGNSNSVSGYEFYSSAKNPDVPNTYAYAKERAEKAIALFDQAGIYPAYWETPHYSASPQQLLAFQEQIGLIYENNYYYPEAWKSNNVVNQHREYYCGLDVVPAPLGHLNSPERLAAMLAVLDDPAKSGTLASLYIHPTYEFQFIKKVQQKNGEVQYIYDKNSLLHQLVKELKKRDYAFVSIYSLVGFVPAQRAENIQFDPRDEIFVGQFVPHASGKTLLIWNKRTNQWRMSQYTASWYAPRDTNAFQDLGVWLKDLTLEKGTIPLAGYFKNKDREDLLLFNAASGNLILAVNNGNKFVPYHLKWQALNQLQTVRPLAGDLNHDGLTDLFLYDKEHGRIGSAINQGGFFTDITWQGFNLLKAKNLKLAAGDFNGDGNSELFVMDHDTKQSKMLAGRKASRFSLAAETWNNPFYFKPDSQLFAADINGDGKDDLLVHGSDGFWQSYISDGSKFVADRPFGPWGPRNEDALAADINGDHRSDLIMIDHNTGYSNLNTAISVSGR, from the coding sequence ATGAACCTATCTGTCGTTCCAAACGAAGCATCAGCAGATCAATTTTCAGGAAAACATCCGGCCTTATTACGATTAGAGGATGTAGGTCCCGGGGAAGAATATACAAGCCAGGAAAACCTTGATAAACTGATTGTATTAGCAGATTATCTTCAGCAAGAGGGGATACCGTTTGAAGTCTCCTTAATTCCCAGGATGGTTGTGCCCGGCAGGAACTATGATGTTGCCATTACCGATAATACAGAATATGCCCAAAAATTCGTCTCTACCATTAAAAGCCTGGAAGAAAGAGGCGGTATCATCGGGGTTCACGGCTATACCCATCAGAGCGGGAACAGCAATAGCGTGTCAGGGTATGAATTTTACAGCTCGGCAAAAAATCCCGACGTACCCAATACATACGCGTATGCCAAAGAGCGGGCTGAAAAAGCGATCGCGCTGTTTGATCAAGCAGGGATTTATCCGGCTTACTGGGAGACCCCGCATTACAGCGCTTCGCCCCAGCAACTGCTCGCTTTTCAAGAACAGATCGGTTTGATCTATGAAAACAATTATTACTATCCTGAGGCCTGGAAAAGCAATAACGTCGTAAATCAGCATAGAGAATATTATTGCGGCCTTGATGTTGTACCTGCTCCTTTAGGGCATTTAAATTCCCCGGAGCGGCTTGCCGCTATGCTGGCTGTCTTAGATGATCCGGCAAAAAGCGGGACACTGGCATCCTTATACATCCATCCTACCTATGAGTTTCAGTTTATAAAAAAAGTCCAACAAAAAAACGGAGAAGTTCAGTATATTTATGATAAGAATTCTCTATTGCACCAGCTTGTAAAGGAACTAAAAAAGAGAGACTACGCTTTTGTCTCGATCTACTCATTAGTAGGTTTTGTGCCTGCCCAAAGGGCTGAGAATATTCAGTTCGATCCGAGAGATGAAATCTTTGTGGGTCAGTTCGTACCGCATGCTTCGGGGAAAACTCTGCTGATATGGAACAAGCGGACAAATCAATGGCGCATGTCCCAATATACGGCTTCCTGGTATGCCCCCAGAGACACAAACGCATTTCAAGACTTAGGTGTCTGGCTAAAGGACTTAACACTGGAAAAAGGAACTATTCCACTAGCCGGGTATTTTAAGAACAAGGACAGAGAGGATCTCTTGTTGTTTAATGCTGCCTCCGGTAATTTAATTTTAGCAGTAAACAACGGGAATAAATTTGTTCCTTATCATTTGAAGTGGCAGGCTTTAAATCAATTGCAGACAGTCCGTCCTCTGGCCGGTGACCTTAATCATGATGGTCTCACAGACCTATTTCTCTATGACAAAGAACATGGCAGAATTGGTTCGGCAATTAATCAAGGCGGCTTTTTTACAGATATTACCTGGCAAGGCTTTAACCTGCTTAAAGCTAAGAACCTGAAACTTGCAGCAGGAGATTTTAATGGCGATGGAAACAGCGAACTTTTTGTAATGGATCATGATACCAAGCAGTCGAAGATGCTGGCCGGACGAAAAGCAAGCAGATTCTCTCTTGCCGCTGAAACCTGGAACAATCCATTTTACTTCAAACCGGATTCTCAGCTATTTGCAGCAGATATTAACGGTGACGGCAAGGACGATTTACTGGTACACGGCTCTGACGGTTTTTGGCAAAGCTATATCTCCGACGGTAGTAAATTCGTCGCTGACAGACCGTTTGGCCCATGGGGACCCAGGAACGAAGATGCTCTTGCTGCGGATATTAATGGTGACCATCGGTCTGACCTAATTATGATCGATCATAACACCGGGTATTCCAACCTTAATACCGCTATTTCAGTTTCAGGCAGATAA
- a CDS encoding P-II family nitrogen regulator, translating to MKEIIAIIRRHQVPSSKKALEEAGFNALTIQSVEGHGKQKGVGGWAAEVDPLLNPLLKYETPMPDAVMKWIPKRMLHLVVQDDEAESAVKALIKANQTGNIGDGKIFVCPLEEVIRVRTGENGPRAVS from the coding sequence ATGAAAGAGATCATAGCCATCATAAGAAGACATCAGGTGCCTTCTTCCAAAAAAGCTTTGGAGGAAGCCGGCTTTAATGCGCTTACGATTCAAAGTGTTGAAGGGCACGGGAAACAGAAAGGAGTAGGAGGCTGGGCCGCAGAGGTCGATCCGTTGCTAAATCCGCTGCTTAAATACGAAACCCCGATGCCGGATGCGGTAATGAAGTGGATACCAAAACGGATGCTGCACCTGGTCGTTCAGGATGACGAAGCAGAAAGCGCAGTAAAAGCCTTAATTAAAGCCAATCAGACTGGAAATATCGGGGACGGAAAAATATTTGTTTGTCCGTTAGAAGAAGTAATCAGAGTAAGAACCGGAGAGAACGGCCCGAGAGCAGTTTCCTAA